The Chlorobaculum sp. MV4-Y genome contains the following window.
CCCGAAATGGCTGATCTCCCCCGTCCCCTCGTGCGAGCGGGTGAACGAAATACGGATAGCATAAAGCAAGTGCTTCTGGATAATGCCGAGTCTGAACGTCAGAAACAGATGCGTCCCGAACAGCGCCACCAGGAGCGGAATACCCCAGACAAAGTCGGCGATTTGCGAAAGAAGAGCTTCAAATGATTGCATGGGAGTGGGTTAGGATGAAGTGATAAAAATTATTTCTCAGACTTCAAATTTCGCAGAAGCCGCTCGAAGGCACATTTGTACGAATCGTGATCTTTCCATCGTCTAAAATCTCCGATGTAGCGCTGACGTCGGACGTTCCCGGCCCAGCCGGTTGTGCTGTCCATCACAGATTCATCCAGACGAACAGGAACAAGAACATTCTTCTTCTCGATCCGTTCACGGTCGAGGGCGTGTTCCAGCTCGTGTTCAACCCAATCGCTCT
Protein-coding sequences here:
- a CDS encoding toll/interleukin-1 receptor domain-containing protein is translated as MKIGDKIRPVIDEFIRIHDKLLFILSEHSVQSDWVEHELEHALDRERIEKKNVLVPVRLDESVMDSTTGWAGNVRRQRYIGDFRRWKDHDSYKCAFERLLRNLKSEK